A section of the Nitrospira sp. genome encodes:
- a CDS encoding PAS domain S-box protein: MTSMLFTLQRVVLSAAGLAIAFPTLALLCWAYDHSLLFHLHTSFRTLKPTTMLAVLFCGFSLWLQAKEGAVTTARRYVAQGSAILACLLASLILSEHLLALDLGIDLWRIALPEISSDAHPGRTAPATAVAILMLGLALFWLDTKPFATYFFDQSAALLGGTIGSIGLVGYLYGVQSLYKVGTFTSTSIYSASLLVALSLGILCARPSRGLMATLTSEKLGGVMLRRLLPFAVALPILAGWIRIAAQRSGKYDFNFGVALAVAAVMLIMLAFLWLLAGSLNHTDGQKKHIMQILQQREARHRLALRAGRMGTFHQDLDNQSLVFSPELEAIFGLPPMSFASTFAAFQHLIHPDDRQRVQQAVAEAVENRTAYDLECRILRTSPNGEGWIAVTGQVLPDSTGHPRQITGVMFDITERKRSETALRQSEEQLRVVTDALPGLIAYVDRDERYRFVNAGYERHFGRPREQIIGTFVKELLQQDYPQVQCFIQRVLAGEQISFETTLLGQTGEQTLLETYVPERTAGGTVEGFYVLITNITDRKRTEQALRESEERFRHLFEQASDGIVMADMSGHYLDVNSRACHMLGYSREELLGMGVTDLLDPNDYKRLREIKAELLEGHRHSGEWKLRRKDGATLSVEISAKLQPDRRWHAIVRDITERKRAEAGLRESEAHFRMLADATPVLVWMAGTDTRCTWLNRSWLEYTGRPLEDELGSGWTAGIHPDDRTEYLRIYKTHFSRHEPFEMEYRLRRQDGTYGWILDRGVPLLTQNGEFSGYLGSAIDITDRKHAEEQLQQWTVELEKRVDERTQALVRSQERLRALASDLSATEQQERRRLATELHDYLAQLLVVGRMKLGQAKPHVQDSKTQQLLSEADDVLTQSLNYTRFLVAELSPQVLYQFGLPAALKWLGGQMKTHGLTVVVQCDRDHLPMEEESAVILYQSVRELLFNVVKHARTTEAVISLSCRTDNMVSITVSDQGCGFNPSTMMETDRTLPGRFGLFNVQERVEAVGGRLNLDSTEGSGTTVTLTAPIDIDSQSESGSGASRAKQLLTSPVPPSERLRILLVDDHEMVRQGLRSVLDNYEDLEVIGEAGDGESAISIAAALKPDVVVMDVNMPRIDGIEATRRIVSTQPDIVVIGLSVQNERHVEEAMTRAGAAVFVTKERAAGQLYEAIVRTVRTRK; encoded by the coding sequence ATGACCTCGATGCTTTTCACATTGCAGCGTGTGGTCCTGTCGGCCGCCGGACTGGCTATCGCGTTCCCGACCCTCGCGTTGCTCTGCTGGGCCTACGACCATTCGCTGCTGTTTCATCTGCACACGTCTTTTCGAACCCTGAAACCTACGACCATGTTGGCGGTCCTCTTCTGCGGATTCTCCCTCTGGTTACAAGCGAAAGAGGGTGCCGTCACAACCGCACGGCGGTATGTCGCACAAGGCTCCGCGATCCTCGCCTGCCTGCTTGCCAGCCTGATCCTGTCGGAACACCTCCTTGCTCTCGACCTGGGAATCGATCTCTGGCGCATTGCACTGCCGGAAATCTCCAGTGATGCCCATCCCGGACGCACGGCTCCTGCCACAGCCGTCGCTATTCTGATGCTGGGACTGGCGCTGTTCTGGCTTGATACGAAACCGTTCGCGACGTACTTCTTCGATCAGTCTGCCGCACTGCTGGGAGGAACGATCGGCAGCATCGGGCTGGTCGGGTATTTGTACGGAGTTCAGAGCCTCTACAAGGTGGGAACGTTCACATCCACCTCCATTTATAGTGCCTCCTTGCTGGTGGCATTGAGTCTGGGAATCCTCTGCGCGCGACCGTCGAGAGGTCTGATGGCCACTCTCACCAGCGAGAAGCTCGGCGGAGTAATGTTGCGACGTCTCCTGCCCTTCGCCGTCGCGCTGCCGATCCTTGCCGGATGGATTCGCATCGCAGCCCAGCGGTCGGGGAAGTACGACTTCAATTTCGGCGTTGCACTGGCTGTGGCCGCCGTGATGCTGATCATGCTGGCATTCCTCTGGCTTCTGGCAGGAAGCCTGAATCACACCGACGGCCAGAAGAAACACATCATGCAAATTCTCCAACAGCGTGAAGCCCGGCATCGCCTGGCATTGAGAGCCGGCCGCATGGGCACCTTTCACCAGGACCTCGATAACCAATCGCTGGTGTTTTCCCCTGAACTCGAGGCGATTTTCGGCCTCCCTCCCATGAGCTTCGCCAGCACCTTTGCGGCGTTTCAACACCTGATCCATCCCGATGATCGACAACGGGTGCAGCAGGCGGTTGCCGAAGCGGTTGAAAACCGGACCGCCTACGATCTTGAGTGCCGGATTCTTCGCACGAGTCCCAACGGTGAGGGTTGGATTGCGGTGACCGGCCAGGTGCTCCCCGACTCGACCGGGCATCCGCGGCAAATCACCGGCGTCATGTTCGACATTACCGAACGGAAACGATCGGAAACCGCGCTTCGACAGAGCGAAGAGCAACTGCGGGTCGTGACCGATGCATTACCCGGCCTCATCGCCTATGTGGACCGCGACGAACGATATCGCTTCGTGAACGCCGGATATGAACGGCATTTTGGACGGCCTCGTGAGCAGATCATCGGAACCTTCGTCAAAGAGCTCCTGCAACAGGATTATCCGCAAGTACAATGTTTCATCCAACGTGTACTGGCCGGCGAGCAGATCTCATTCGAAACGACCCTTCTGGGTCAGACCGGCGAACAAACGCTCTTGGAGACCTACGTCCCGGAACGGACAGCCGGGGGAACAGTCGAAGGCTTCTACGTCCTGATCACCAACATCACGGACCGGAAACGGACTGAGCAGGCGTTGAGGGAAAGCGAAGAACGGTTTCGACATCTTTTTGAACAGGCCTCCGACGGTATCGTCATGGCGGATATGTCGGGCCACTACCTGGATGTGAATAGTCGAGCTTGTCACATGCTCGGATATTCCCGCGAAGAGCTGCTCGGCATGGGCGTGACTGACTTGCTCGATCCGAATGACTACAAACGCCTGCGGGAGATCAAGGCTGAGTTGCTGGAAGGCCACCGCCATTCCGGTGAATGGAAGTTACGCAGGAAGGACGGAGCGACACTGTCCGTCGAAATCAGTGCCAAACTCCAGCCCGACAGACGTTGGCATGCCATCGTCCGCGACATCACCGAACGCAAACGGGCCGAGGCCGGGCTGCGGGAAAGCGAAGCCCATTTCCGCATGTTGGCGGATGCCACTCCGGTGTTGGTCTGGATGGCGGGAACCGACACCCGTTGCACCTGGCTGAATCGATCGTGGCTGGAGTACACAGGCCGTCCCCTGGAAGACGAGCTCGGCAGCGGATGGACAGCCGGCATCCATCCGGACGATCGCACCGAGTACCTGCGAATCTACAAAACGCACTTTTCCCGGCACGAGCCGTTTGAAATGGAGTACCGCCTGCGACGTCAAGACGGGACCTATGGGTGGATTCTCGACCGGGGTGTGCCGCTCCTGACGCAGAACGGAGAATTCAGCGGGTACCTCGGCTCCGCCATCGACATCACCGACCGAAAGCATGCCGAAGAGCAGTTGCAGCAATGGACGGTTGAGTTGGAGAAACGGGTGGATGAACGAACCCAAGCATTGGTGCGTTCACAGGAACGTCTCCGTGCCCTCGCCTCCGACCTCAGTGCGACCGAACAACAGGAGCGCCGGCGGCTGGCGACGGAACTTCACGATTATCTGGCGCAATTGCTCGTGGTCGGGCGCATGAAACTGGGCCAGGCTAAACCGCACGTGCAAGATTCCAAGACCCAGCAACTTCTAAGCGAGGCGGATGACGTCCTCACGCAATCACTCAACTATACTCGTTTTCTCGTGGCGGAACTGAGCCCCCAGGTGCTCTACCAATTCGGCCTACCTGCGGCGCTCAAATGGCTGGGCGGCCAGATGAAAACCCACGGGCTGACCGTCGTCGTCCAGTGTGACCGTGATCATCTCCCCATGGAGGAAGAAAGCGCGGTCATTCTCTACCAGAGTGTTCGGGAATTGCTGTTCAACGTCGTCAAGCATGCACGGACCACGGAGGCCGTCATTTCCCTCTCGTGCCGTACCGATAACATGGTCTCCATCACCGTCTCGGATCAGGGATGCGGATTCAACCCGTCGACGATGATGGAAACCGATCGGACTCTCCCCGGCCGATTCGGCCTGTTCAATGTGCAGGAGCGGGTTGAGGCGGTCGGCGGACGCTTGAATTTAGATTCCACCGAAGGCAGTGGCACGACCGTCACGCTGACAGCCCCCATCGACATCGACTCTCAGTCCGAATCGGGGTCAGGGGCGTCGCGCGCCAAACAACTCCTCACCTCGCCTGTTCCTCCTTCCGAACGGCTTCGCATCCTCCTCGTCGATGACCACGAAATGGTCCGACAAGGCCTCCGGAGCGTGCTGGACAACTATGAAGACCTGGAGGTCATCGGCGAAGCGGGTGACGGCGAGTCGGCGATCAGCATCGCCGCAGCACTCAAGCCGGATGTCGTGGTGATGGATGTGAATATGCCGAGGATCGACGGGATTGAAGCGACCCGCCGCATCGTCTCAACGCAACCCGACATCGTCGTGATCGGATTGTCGGTTCAGAACGAACGACATGTGGAAGAGGCCATGACGAGGGCCGGGGCGGCGGTCTTCGTCACCAAAGAGCGCGCCGCCGGCCAGCTGTATGAAGCGATCGTACGCACAGTCCGCACGAGAAAGTAG
- a CDS encoding PAS domain S-box protein codes for MRHTEMHSTDGDNATPSELPLQIDLLLSRLAAIVESSDDAIISKDLNGCIMSWNQGAQRLFGYTAQEMIGQPVHRLIPKDRFDEEPRILERLRSGQRIDHYETVRQRKDGTMIDVSLSVSPIKDREGRIVGASKVAREISERKQGERDLANLVEALPVAVYTTDAEGRITRYNQAAVNLWGSRPVLGTTRWCGSWRVYWPDGRPMPLASCPLAQCLKLNRPIRGLEMIIERPDGTRVPVAPHPTPLRNAAGELVGGLDVLMDLTERKRAERQLQESAAQLERRIKERTHELVLSQERLRALASELTLTEQRERRRLAVELHDYLAQLVVASRLRLSQAIPKVQDEAASAALTNVDGMLDQALTYTRSLVAELSPHILYQFGLSKSLVWLGERMKQHALEVTVKPGPTAFTLPDDQAVLLFQSVRELLFNIVKHAKTDHAVITINVDEQRELWICVEDEGVGFDVTELTDGEDSRGKFGLLSIRERMETLGGECELSAAPGAGTVAILRLPLSGSVTASPSTPPAVPVHTPAAASKDPARRIRIVLVDDHAMVRQGLRSILDGYADLIVVGEGADGQDAVVMVRSLRPDVVIMDVNLPLIDGIEATRIVSREYPSIAVIGISVRNDPQVHVAMTEAGAVAFLPKESAASQLYEIILRHCPVTSI; via the coding sequence ATGAGGCACACTGAGATGCATTCCACAGACGGAGACAACGCCACTCCTTCGGAGCTTCCACTTCAGATTGATCTCCTCCTGTCCCGTTTGGCTGCGATCGTGGAGTCGTCCGATGACGCCATCATTTCCAAAGACCTCAATGGCTGCATCATGAGTTGGAATCAGGGGGCGCAGCGCCTTTTCGGATACACGGCACAAGAAATGATCGGACAGCCGGTGCATCGCCTGATCCCCAAGGATCGATTCGATGAAGAACCGAGAATTCTGGAACGCCTCCGTTCGGGGCAACGGATCGACCATTACGAAACGGTGCGGCAGCGCAAAGATGGAACGATGATCGACGTCTCGCTTTCAGTGTCGCCGATCAAGGACCGGGAAGGCCGAATTGTCGGCGCCTCGAAAGTCGCCCGGGAGATTTCCGAGCGAAAACAGGGTGAGCGTGACCTGGCAAATCTGGTCGAAGCCCTTCCGGTCGCGGTCTACACAACCGATGCCGAGGGACGAATCACGCGCTACAATCAGGCGGCTGTGAACCTCTGGGGATCCAGACCCGTGCTCGGCACCACCAGATGGTGCGGTTCATGGCGGGTCTACTGGCCAGACGGGCGCCCCATGCCGCTTGCATCCTGTCCGCTCGCCCAGTGCCTCAAGCTCAATCGCCCGATACGCGGCCTTGAAATGATCATTGAACGCCCGGACGGAACCCGGGTCCCGGTCGCACCCCACCCCACCCCCCTTCGCAACGCGGCCGGAGAATTGGTCGGCGGGCTGGACGTGCTCATGGACCTCACGGAACGGAAACGTGCGGAACGCCAACTGCAGGAGTCTGCGGCTCAGCTCGAACGTCGCATCAAGGAACGCACGCATGAACTCGTCCTGTCTCAGGAACGGCTGCGGGCACTGGCCTCGGAACTGACGTTGACTGAACAACGCGAGCGCCGGCGGCTCGCAGTGGAGTTACACGACTATCTTGCGCAGCTCGTCGTGGCCAGCCGGCTCAGGCTTTCGCAAGCCATCCCCAAGGTTCAGGATGAAGCCGCATCGGCCGCGCTGACGAACGTGGACGGGATGCTGGATCAGGCCTTGACCTACACCCGATCGCTCGTAGCCGAATTGAGCCCCCACATCCTCTACCAATTCGGCCTTTCAAAATCGCTGGTCTGGCTGGGAGAGCGGATGAAGCAACATGCGCTTGAGGTCACGGTCAAACCGGGTCCGACGGCGTTTACCCTGCCCGACGACCAGGCCGTTCTGTTATTTCAATCGGTCCGCGAATTGCTGTTCAACATCGTCAAACATGCCAAAACAGATCACGCTGTCATCACGATCAACGTCGATGAGCAACGGGAGCTGTGGATCTGCGTCGAGGATGAGGGCGTCGGATTTGACGTGACGGAGCTGACCGACGGGGAGGACAGCCGGGGAAAGTTCGGGCTGCTCAGCATCCGGGAACGGATGGAAACGCTGGGAGGAGAATGCGAACTCTCCGCCGCGCCCGGCGCCGGCACCGTCGCGATCCTCCGCCTGCCGCTCTCCGGGAGCGTCACCGCCTCGCCCTCCACTCCCCCCGCGGTTCCCGTGCATACGCCGGCCGCCGCGTCCAAAGACCCAGCCCGACGGATCAGAATCGTGCTCGTCGACGACCACGCCATGGTCCGGCAGGGACTGCGCAGCATACTGGATGGTTATGCCGACCTGATCGTCGTCGGCGAGGGAGCCGACGGCCAGGACGCCGTCGTGATGGTCCGTTCGCTTCGCCCGGATGTCGTGATTATGGACGTGAACCTGCCGCTCATCGACGGCATCGAAGCCACCCGCATCGTGTCGCGCGAATATCCCTCTATCGCCGTCATCGGCATCTCGGTGAGGAACGACCCCCAGGTGCATGTCGCCATGACTGAAGCAGGAGCGGTGGCATTCCTCCCCAAAGAATCCGCAGCCAGCCAACTCTACGAAATCATCCTCCGCCATTGCCCGGTGACCTCTATCTAA
- a CDS encoding response regulator, whose amino-acid sequence MLTASPAKFLLVDDHEPNLVALSAVLSRDDVEMLRARSGREALELLLRHDIALAIIDVQMPVMDGFELAELMRGSHRTQHVPIIFLTAGPQDNLRRFRGYQAGAVDFLYKPIEPDVLRSKTGIFLDLYRQREELARQRDTFITLAEEKARLLKERDEADRRLRESDIRFRTLADSAPVIIWMNGPSGCEFVNQACLDFLGIDHLGQIDLLDWARHVHPDDRDQAATVYRQAVEGRTRFEASLRCRRRDGTYRWIRSVGMPNLSADGGVLGYIGASFDVTESKEAEARLQRWSIDLERAVSQKTAELLQSQEQLRALTTELNLTEQRERKRLATELHDYLAQLLVVVRMKLRQTIPLITGERVPELLKDADHALTQSLDYTRSLVAELTPPTLKEFGLLQALTWLAAQMHRHGLAVTVRQEAAPLPLPEDQAVLLFQSVRELLFNVLKHAKATEATIVFSVRDDGQLKVMVADDGCGFVTAPQHRSGTTANRFGLFSIRERMASMGGQLVIESVLGGGTRAILTTPYWNSREKPEDNDTLAQAESRAPSLRTGSTDVEHLSHSHHPTSKIGILLVDDHAMVRQGLRSVLEHYDDVAVVGEASTGREAIEFVERLRPAVVVMDINMPETNGIDATVEIKARHPDVAVIGLSVQNTGEAREAMLQAGATTLLSKESAVDELYAAIRQALADEGVPG is encoded by the coding sequence ATGCTGACCGCTTCACCGGCCAAATTTCTCTTAGTCGACGACCATGAGCCCAACCTCGTGGCCCTGAGCGCCGTCCTATCCCGCGACGACGTCGAAATGTTACGCGCCAGGTCCGGGAGGGAAGCGCTCGAACTGTTGCTCCGACACGACATCGCCCTGGCTATCATCGACGTCCAGATGCCGGTCATGGACGGCTTTGAACTGGCGGAACTCATGCGAGGCTCTCACCGCACCCAGCATGTGCCGATTATTTTTCTGACGGCAGGGCCTCAAGACAACCTCCGCCGCTTTCGCGGGTATCAGGCCGGCGCGGTGGATTTTCTCTACAAACCCATCGAGCCGGACGTGTTGCGCAGCAAGACCGGGATTTTCCTGGACCTGTACCGGCAGCGGGAGGAGCTGGCCAGACAGCGTGACACATTTATTACATTGGCCGAAGAAAAGGCCCGCCTCCTGAAGGAACGAGACGAGGCCGATCGTCGGCTGCGGGAGAGCGACATACGCTTCAGGACATTAGCCGACAGTGCACCGGTGATCATCTGGATGAACGGACCGTCCGGCTGCGAATTCGTCAACCAGGCCTGCCTCGACTTCCTGGGCATCGACCACCTGGGCCAGATTGACCTGCTCGACTGGGCTCGCCACGTCCATCCGGACGATCGCGATCAGGCAGCCACAGTCTACCGGCAGGCGGTCGAGGGTCGAACCCGTTTCGAGGCCTCTTTGCGCTGTCGGCGGCGGGACGGCACCTATCGATGGATACGTTCTGTCGGGATGCCGAATCTCTCTGCCGACGGAGGCGTCCTCGGCTACATCGGGGCGAGTTTCGACGTCACCGAAAGCAAGGAAGCCGAAGCACGCCTGCAGCGATGGAGCATAGATCTTGAACGGGCGGTCAGCCAGAAGACAGCGGAATTGCTGCAATCGCAGGAGCAACTTCGTGCGCTGACGACGGAGTTGAACCTGACCGAGCAACGGGAACGCAAACGACTGGCCACGGAGCTCCACGACTACCTGGCTCAATTGCTGGTGGTCGTGCGGATGAAATTACGGCAGACCATTCCGCTGATCACGGGGGAGCGTGTTCCCGAATTGTTGAAAGACGCCGACCACGCCCTGACTCAATCGCTGGACTACACCCGGTCGCTCGTCGCAGAGTTGACGCCCCCCACCCTCAAGGAATTCGGCCTGCTCCAGGCACTGACCTGGCTGGCCGCCCAAATGCACCGCCACGGACTCGCCGTCACCGTGCGACAGGAGGCAGCGCCCCTGCCGCTCCCGGAAGACCAGGCGGTGCTCCTGTTTCAATCCGTGCGCGAACTACTTTTTAACGTGCTTAAACATGCCAAGGCTACGGAGGCGACCATCGTGTTCTCGGTGAGAGACGACGGCCAGTTGAAGGTGATGGTCGCCGATGACGGATGCGGGTTTGTCACTGCGCCGCAACATCGGTCCGGAACCACCGCCAACCGCTTCGGTCTGTTCAGCATTCGAGAGCGCATGGCCTCCATGGGCGGGCAATTGGTGATCGAATCCGTCCTGGGCGGCGGGACACGCGCCATCCTCACGACGCCTTACTGGAACAGCCGGGAGAAACCGGAGGACAACGACACCCTGGCCCAGGCGGAGTCACGGGCCCCCTCGCTGCGCACCGGGTCCACAGACGTGGAGCACCTTTCCCATTCCCATCACCCCACGTCGAAAATCGGCATTCTACTGGTGGACGACCACGCCATGGTCCGCCAGGGATTGCGGAGCGTGCTGGAACATTATGACGACGTTGCGGTGGTGGGCGAGGCGTCAACCGGTCGAGAAGCCATTGAGTTCGTCGAACGGTTGCGGCCTGCGGTGGTGGTCATGGATATCAATATGCCTGAGACCAACGGGATCGATGCGACGGTCGAAATCAAGGCACGGCATCCGGACGTCGCCGTCATCGGGCTCTCTGTGCAAAACACCGGCGAGGCACGGGAGGCCATGCTGCAGGCCGGCGCCACCACCTTGCTCTCGAAAGAATCGGCCGTCGACGAACTCTATGCCGCGATCCGCCAGGCGCTGGCAGACGAGGGAGTGCCAGGCTGA
- a CDS encoding chemotaxis protein CheB, which yields MTALPLQECLRESRAIVIGASAGAVAALSRLLPPLTADFPLAILVTVHVPADKPNNIPALLQTKCRIVIKEAEDKEPIVPGTVYFAPPDYHLLVERDRRLSLSNEEPVNFSRPSVDVLFESAADAYGKDLLAIVLSGANEDGARGARAVSEAGGIVVVQSPDSAEARMMPESALTACPEARVMDLNALAELLCAWGGIVQC from the coding sequence ATGACGGCGCTCCCCCTGCAGGAATGCCTGCGAGAATCACGCGCCATCGTCATCGGAGCGTCCGCCGGCGCGGTCGCCGCGCTGTCGCGCCTCCTGCCCCCGCTGACGGCAGACTTCCCGCTGGCAATCCTGGTGACGGTACACGTGCCCGCCGACAAGCCCAACAATATTCCGGCCTTGTTACAGACAAAGTGCCGGATTGTGATCAAAGAGGCGGAGGATAAGGAGCCCATCGTGCCCGGAACCGTCTACTTTGCGCCGCCCGACTATCATCTGCTCGTGGAGCGGGATCGACGCCTGTCGCTGTCGAATGAGGAGCCGGTGAACTTCTCCCGCCCGTCGGTGGACGTGCTCTTCGAATCCGCTGCGGACGCGTACGGCAAGGACTTACTCGCAATCGTGCTCAGCGGTGCGAACGAGGACGGCGCCAGGGGGGCTCGTGCAGTCAGCGAAGCCGGCGGGATCGTCGTAGTGCAAAGTCCTGATTCCGCCGAGGCCCGCATGATGCCGGAATCCGCCCTGACGGCCTGTCCGGAGGCGCGAGTGATGGACCTGAATGCCCTCGCGGAGCTGTTGTGCGCCTGGGGAGGCATCGTCCAATGCTGA
- a CDS encoding protein-glutamate O-methyltransferase CheR — MDAPMSPDTALKTEDLELQLFLEALYQRYHYDFRGYSKASIKRRLLLARERIGCSTFSALQERMLHDSAVLPQLLDYLTVQVSDMFRDPGYFRALREQILPHLKTYPSLKVWVAGCSSGEELYSLAILFREEGLESKTMFYATDINAGALAKAEAGVYDLQRIALFTRNHRLAGGKGSLSDYYTAAYGAARFDKSLRRRTVFSDHSLVSDSVFAEVQLVSCRNVLIYFDRPMQDRAIGLFREALVRKGFLGIGARESLRFNAHVQAFTELLPGERIYQKRGDE, encoded by the coding sequence ATGGATGCCCCGATGAGCCCCGACACGGCGCTGAAGACAGAAGATCTCGAGCTGCAGCTGTTTCTGGAAGCCCTGTATCAACGGTATCACTATGATTTTCGCGGCTACTCCAAAGCCTCGATCAAACGGCGACTCCTGCTGGCACGCGAACGCATCGGGTGCAGCACCTTCTCCGCGCTGCAAGAGCGAATGCTGCACGATAGCGCGGTGCTCCCCCAGCTGCTGGACTACCTGACCGTGCAGGTCAGCGATATGTTTCGCGATCCCGGCTATTTTCGCGCACTGCGGGAACAGATCCTTCCCCACCTCAAGACCTATCCTTCATTGAAGGTCTGGGTGGCCGGCTGCAGTTCGGGTGAAGAATTGTACTCCCTGGCTATTCTGTTTCGTGAGGAAGGGCTGGAGAGCAAAACCATGTTTTATGCCACCGACATCAACGCCGGCGCGCTCGCCAAGGCCGAGGCCGGGGTCTACGACCTCCAGCGGATCGCCCTCTTTACGAGGAATCACCGTCTGGCCGGCGGGAAGGGTTCGCTATCGGACTACTATACGGCCGCATACGGGGCGGCCAGGTTCGATAAGTCACTCCGCCGGCGGACGGTCTTCTCCGATCATAGTCTGGTCTCGGATTCGGTCTTCGCCGAGGTGCAGCTAGTGTCCTGCCGGAACGTGCTGATTTATTTCGACCGGCCGATGCAGGACCGCGCCATCGGACTGTTCAGGGAGGCCCTCGTCCGAAAAGGGTTTCTCGGGATCGGCGCCAGAGAGAGTCTGCGCTTCAACGCCCACGTCCAGGCGTTCACGGAATTACTCCCCGGCGAGCGGATTTATCAGAAACGAGGCGATGAATGA